TTCCAGGGCCGCTCGCTGACGAAGAGATCCTCGGTGTGCGCGACGACGTCGTATTCACCGCCCGGGCTCAGCGTGTACTCCGTCAGGCTGATCTTCTCGTGCAGCGGGTCGACCACCCAGTAGCCGCGCACCCCGGCGCGGGCGTAGACCCTGGCCTTGTCGTACAGGTCGCGGAAGGTCGAGGTGGGCGGGATGACCTCGACGGCGAGCAGCGCGTCCTCGACCGGTACGGGCGAGCGGTTCGCGTGTTCGCGGCGGATGGCGACCACGTCGGGCCGGGGCTCGTTGCGCCGGTCGATCCGCATCGACAGGTCGATGCTGACCAGGTACTCGGGTGGACAGTTGACTCTCAGCGCAAGCAGTAGTTCGACGCAGAGGTCCTGATGCAGGGCGGTGGGCGACGGCACGATCAACCTTCCGTTGACCAGTTCGTACGGAAGGTCCGCCGGCAGGTCGCCGAGGTCGTCGACCGTCCACTCCGATCGCTCGGGTGGAATGGGCAGCATGGGCGCCACGGT
This is a stretch of genomic DNA from Micromonospora sp. WMMD1082. It encodes these proteins:
- a CDS encoding Uma2 family endonuclease, which codes for MTVAPMLPIPPERSEWTVDDLGDLPADLPYELVNGRLIVPSPTALHQDLCVELLLALRVNCPPEYLVSIDLSMRIDRRNEPRPDVVAIRREHANRSPVPVEDALLAVEVIPPTSTFRDLYDKARVYARAGVRGYWVVDPLHEKISLTEYTLSPGGEYDVVAHTEDLFVSERPWKVSVDLPALTARRAGLLARDEE